A genomic stretch from Algoriphagus halophilus includes:
- a CDS encoding cation diffusion facilitator family transporter, which translates to MTNKNLAIRTVIFSMLGNVALATIKFLAGIFGNSYALIADGIESVVDVFASILVLVGLRYANRPADENHPYGHGKAEPLITFLVVAFLIVSAATIAYQAIQHIRIPHALPESFTLWVLAAIIIWKESSYQIVIRRSKKINSDSLKAEAWHHRSDAITSIAAFIGISIALYFGEGFEVADDYAALVAVIFIVYNCYKIFRPALSEVMDENNHEELIEKIRAIAIEVKGVKGTEKCFIRKAGMDYHVDLHALVDGDLTVKEGHRISHLLKDKLQKEIPEIGHLLIHIEPY; encoded by the coding sequence ATGACAAATAAAAACCTTGCCATACGAACCGTGATTTTCAGTATGCTGGGAAATGTTGCCTTGGCTACGATTAAATTTTTAGCAGGAATTTTTGGCAATTCATATGCTTTAATTGCAGATGGAATTGAATCCGTGGTAGATGTATTTGCATCAATTTTGGTCTTGGTGGGGCTTCGATATGCCAATCGACCAGCAGATGAAAATCATCCCTATGGGCATGGCAAAGCAGAACCTCTGATCACCTTTTTAGTCGTTGCTTTTTTGATTGTTTCGGCGGCTACCATTGCCTACCAAGCAATCCAACATATACGAATTCCTCATGCGTTGCCTGAAAGTTTTACCTTATGGGTATTGGCAGCCATTATTATCTGGAAAGAATCCTCCTATCAAATTGTCATTAGGAGAAGTAAAAAAATAAATTCCGATTCCTTGAAAGCAGAGGCTTGGCACCATAGGAGTGATGCAATTACCTCCATCGCTGCATTTATTGGAATTTCAATCGCTTTATATTTTGGAGAAGGATTCGAAGTAGCAGACGATTATGCAGCCCTGGTAGCTGTAATTTTCATCGTTTACAATTGCTATAAAATCTTTAGACCGGCATTATCTGAGGTGATGGATGAAAATAATCACGAGGAATTGATAGAGAAAATCAGGGCAATAGCTATTGAAGTAAAAGGGGTCAAAGGAACTGAAAAATGCTTCATTCGAAAAGCAGGAATGGATTACCATGTGGACCTACATGCCTTGGTGGATGGAGACTTAACCGTAAAAGAAGGACATAGAATCTCTCATTTATTGAAAGATAAACTTCAAAAAGAAATCCCTGAAATAGGACATCTACTGATACATATAGAACCCTATTAG